A section of the Chryseobacterium scophthalmum genome encodes:
- a CDS encoding glycoside hydrolase family protein, with protein sequence MSQPKYTRKDFLKTSALGIAAVFLGSSFTKAFDFSDKPYFKLKPIGRSLELEGYYIWCSSPIWGEDGKVHLFYSRWKKEKGMGGWLNGSEICRAEANSPFDKFEHKEVVLSPRGGEFWDATTCHNPLIKKLDDQYYLFFMGNSNGKTNTKRIGLATSKSLSGEWNRPDQPLLLPGKEGSWDDHCTTNPAFVKGNDGKYWLFYKSWNTKEYETQKGTVRGNRKYGLAKADSPIGPYAKVSENPVIDFSNLPNNAQLEDAFIWKENGKFHMIARDMGFFNHEYGLHLTTKNGIEWTKPEIAYLNMQSYIQETNPPKHLKRFGRLERPMILMSKDGKRPEFLFGATQGGTFETSTTFVFEILNS encoded by the coding sequence ATGAGTCAGCCAAAATATACACGCAAAGATTTTTTAAAAACTTCAGCTTTAGGAATTGCGGCTGTATTTTTGGGTTCGTCATTTACTAAAGCATTTGATTTTTCCGACAAACCTTATTTTAAACTAAAACCGATCGGTCGCTCATTAGAACTCGAAGGATATTATATTTGGTGTTCTTCTCCGATTTGGGGCGAAGATGGAAAAGTGCATCTTTTTTATTCCCGATGGAAAAAAGAAAAAGGAATGGGAGGTTGGCTCAATGGCTCTGAGATTTGTCGGGCGGAAGCCAATTCTCCATTCGATAAATTTGAGCATAAAGAGGTTGTTCTTAGTCCAAGAGGTGGCGAATTTTGGGATGCAACAACTTGTCACAATCCTTTAATTAAAAAATTAGATGATCAATATTATCTGTTCTTTATGGGAAATTCCAACGGAAAAACGAATACCAAAAGAATCGGATTGGCTACTTCAAAAAGTTTGAGTGGAGAATGGAACAGACCGGATCAACCTTTGCTTCTTCCCGGAAAAGAAGGTTCTTGGGACGATCATTGTACTACAAATCCTGCTTTTGTAAAAGGAAATGATGGAAAGTATTGGTTGTTTTACAAATCTTGGAATACTAAAGAATACGAAACTCAGAAAGGAACAGTTCGAGGTAACCGAAAATATGGGTTGGCAAAAGCAGATTCTCCAATCGGACCTTACGCAAAGGTTTCTGAAAATCCAGTGATTGATTTTTCAAACTTACCCAACAATGCTCAATTGGAAGATGCTTTTATCTGGAAAGAAAACGGTAAGTTCCATATGATTGCCCGTGATATGGGATTTTTTAACCACGAATACGGTTTGCATTTAACGACAAAAAACGGAATTGAATGGACAAAACCCGAAATCGCTTATCTTAATATGCAGTCTTATATTCAGGAAACTAATCCTCCAAAACATTTAAAAAGATTCGGAAGATTAGAACGTCCAATGATTTTGATGAGCAAAGACGGGAAAAGACCTGAGTTCTTATTCGGAGCAACACAAGGAGGAACGTTTGAAACTTCTACGACTTTTGTGTTTGAGATTTTAAACAGTTAG